A section of the Citrus sinensis cultivar Valencia sweet orange chromosome 8, DVS_A1.0, whole genome shotgun sequence genome encodes:
- the LOC102619738 gene encoding probable indole-3-acetic acid-amido synthetase GH3.1 — MTSDFALSSPLVPRVSEKDAKALQYIEEITRNAATFQETVLAEILSRNANSEYLQRYKLGGATDRETFKLKLPVITYEDIKPDIQRMADGDRSAVLLASPISEFLKSSGTSSGEQKLFPSTQEELDRRHFQISLLRAVMNSCVPDLDKGKGLYFLFVRPETRTPGGLLVRPASNGMYKSDHFKTRLHDYTSPIEAILCADSFQSMYTHMLCGLLEREQVLRLGALFASGLLRAMRFLQIHWQALANDIETGTLNQKITDPSIRDCMARILKPRPELAELIRMECSEENWEGIIARIWPNTKYLDAVATGSMAQYIHLLDYYSGSLPIASMVYSSSECFFGLNLNPMCKTSEASYTIMPNMAYFEFLLHDPGSPASTSDFQPPKLVDLVDVEVGKEYEPIITNYTGVYRYKVGDILRVAGFHNASPHFHFVRRKDALLSIDYDKTDEADLQKAVENASRLLREFDTRILEYTSYAEKKTNPGHYVIYWEILVKDPANSPTDNVLKQCCLAMEESLDSAYREARVVDKTIGPLEIRLVKTGTFEELMDYAISRGASINQYKVARCVGSTSILKLLDSRVISKHFSPSLPHWTI, encoded by the exons GTgaaaaagatgcaaaagctttACAATATATTGAGGAGATCACAAGAAATGCTGCCACATTTCAAGAGACAGTCTTGGCCGAAATCTTGAGTCGAAACGCTAACTCTGAGTACCTCCAACGGTACAAACTCGGCGGAGCTACTGATCGAGAGACGTTCAAGTTGAAACTTCCTGTAATCACTTATGAGGATATTAAGCCTGACATTCAGCGCATGGCTGATGGAGATCGTTCTGCTGTATTATTAGCCTCTCCCATCTCCGAATTTCTCAAAAG TTCTGGGACCTCTAGTGGGGAACAAAAGCTTTTCCCTTCAACTCAAGAAGAGCTGGATCGTCGCCATTTCCAGATCAGTCTTCTCAGGGCAGTAATGAATAG TTGTGTGCCTGACTTGGACAAGGGCAAAGGGCTATATTTCTTGTTTGTAAGACCCGAAACCAGAACCCCAGGCGGCCTATTGGTTCGCCCTGCGAGCAACGGCATGTACAAGAGTGACCACTTCAAGACTCGGCTACATGACTACACAAGCCCTATCGAGGCCATTCTTTGCGCCGACTCGTTTCAAAGCATGTATACCCATATGCTTTGCGGCCTGTTGGAACGGGAACAAGTTCTCAGGCTAGGCGCTCTCTTTGCCTCTGGTTTACTGAGAGCCATGAGATTTCTTCAAATTCATTGGCAAGCTCTTGCTAATGATATTGAAACTGGGACACTGAACCAGAAAATCACAGACCCTTCAATCAGAGACTGCATGGCCAGGATTCTTAAGCCTCGTCCAGAACTTGCTGAATTGATCAGAATGGAATGTTCAGAGGAAAATTGGGAGGGAATCATCGCCAGAATTTGGCCAAATACCAAGTATCTTGACGCTGTTGCCACCGGATCTATGGCACAGTATATTCATTTGCTTGATTATTACAGCGGCAGTTTACCAATAGCAAGCATGGTATACAGCTCATCAGAATGTTTTTTTGGCCTAAATCTTAACCCAATGTGCAAGACATCGGAGGCTTCTTATACAATCATGCCAAACATGGCCTATTTCGAGTTCCTTCTTCACGATCCTGGCTCACCCGCGTCGACTAGTGACTTCCAGCCGCCAAAGCTTGTTGACCTTGTTGATGTTGAAGTGGGCAAAGAGTACGAGCCAATCATCACCAATTACACAGGCGTGTACAGGTACAAAGTTGGTGACATTCTTCGAGTCGCCGGGTTCCACAATGCATCTCCACATTTCCATTTCGTTAGAAGAAAGGATGCGTTACTCAGCATTGACTACGACAAAACTGACGAGGCTGATTTGCAGAAGGCCGTCGAGAATGCCTCTCGACTCTTGCGTGAATTCGACACGCGCATCCTGGAATACACCAGCTACGCGGAAAAAAAGACAAACCCAGGTCACTACGTGATATATTGGGAAATTTTAGTTAAAGACCCGGCCAATTCTCCCACTGACAATGTCCTGAAACAGTGCTGTTTAGCCATGGAAGAATCTCTCGACTCAGCATATCGCGAAGCACGTGTTGTTGATAAGACAATTGGGCCGCTAGAAATACGGCTAGTTAAAACTGGAACGTTTGAGGAGCTGATGGATTATGCAATATCGAGAGGGGCCTCGATCAATCAGTACAAGGTTGCAAGATGTGTCGGCTCTACTTCGATCCTGAAATTACTTGATTCCAGGGTTATATCCAAGCATTTTAGCCCATCTTTGCCGCATTGGACTATATAA